The Nicotiana tomentosiformis chromosome 2, ASM39032v3, whole genome shotgun sequence genome includes the window CTATTTCTGATAACCAGTTCGAAATTATGCCGGGATGGTTAACTACAGAAGTCATTCACCTTGTGAGATGATTGGTGGAGCAGTATAGGCAAAGGAAAAAGGGTTTGCACATGGTGTTCATTGGCCTTGAGAAGCCCTTTGACAAAGACCCGATGGAGGTGCTATAGAGATGTTTGGAGGTTAGCAGTGCCTCGGTAacgtacattagggtgattaaggacatgtacaaGGGAGCTAAGACTTAGGTGAGGACTGTGGGAAAAGACTCAGAATATTTCCCAGTAAGAGATGGGGTTGCATCACGGATCGACCCTTAGCCTATTTTTGTTTGCCATATCGTTGGATGTGGTGACACGACACATATATGGGGGTACCATGATGTAAGCTATTTGCTGATGACATAgtactgattgacgagacgcaAAGTGATGTTAACGCTAGGTTGGAAGTTTGGAGGAAGACGCTAGAGTCTAAcagtttcaagttgagtaggttAAAAATTGAATACTTATAGTGCAAGTTCACTGATGGGAGGCATGGAGCAGAAGTGGAAGTGAAGACTGATACTCAAGTCATTCTCCAAATagatagtttcaagtatcttgggtctatAATCCAAGACAACGAAGATATTGATAAGGATGTTACTCATAGCATTAGAGCGGGGTTGGATGAGATAGAGGCTAGCTTCAGGGATTTTAtatgataagaatgtgccgcctagacttaaaggtaagttctacagggtggtggttagaccgactatatTGTATgaagctgagtgttggcccgtcaagaagtctcatgtccagaagatgaaagtagctgaaatAAGGATGTTGAAATGGATGTGCGAACATACCAGGAAGATAAGATTAtgaatgaagttattagggacaaggtgggGGTGGCCTATGTGGAGGACAAATTGCGGGAATCAATATTGTGATGGTTcaggcatgtgaagaggagaaacATAGATGCGTCGATTATGAGGTGGAGAGGTTAACCATGACGGACTTGAGGAAGGGCATGGCTAGGCCagagaagtattggggagagatgATTAGGCATGACATGTCATTGCTTCACCTTACCGAGGATATGACTCACGATGGGAGGGTATAGAGATCGAGGATTAAGGTGGTAGGTTGACAGGTAGTTGTGAGTTTCTCCTAGGTTTACACTAGTACTAATACTATTCTTGTAATCTCTTATTCCTGgttttttattatttgttatgtCATTCGCTTCTATTACCACATCACATTACTACTGCTATTGTTTGTTGCTTTATTTTATTGTTCCTTAAGCCGAGTGTCTATCGAAAATAACCACTCTGTCTTTATAGGGTAGAAGTAAAATTGCGTATACACTACTCTTCTTAGACCCCGCGTATGAGATTAAGTTgggtttgttattattattgttgttgttgtagatatatagatagatagataaattATAAGAAATTTAAGGGATACAAATGTAAAATATTATGGATAGTTACACCAAAGGTTGTAGTGAAATAGTTAGAATTTTCTGCCCGTAACCAATAGTTTCGAGTTTGAATACCATAAGTGAAAAATTTCTTGGTAGAATTACTAAATTTCGGGTAGCGAATTAGCTAACACCAAAATAAGGGGGCTTTTACTTCTATACCCAGttttggggtcacaattgaacctatacccactttgcaaaaaTGTTTGCATGCgtacccactttacgatcaacttcagacttatcgggcctgaagttaaaaaaaattagtctgaagtgaaaaaattacacttaaggccaaataggtttgaagtgcaaccaatggtttcatgcacttaaggctaataggtctgaagtgaaaaattgcacttcagatgcacttaaggccaatacgtctgaagtgaaaatttgcacttcatatgcatttaaggccaaaaagtttgaagtgcaacaaacgttttatttacttaaggccaataagtatGAATGAAattttgcacttcagatgcacttaaggccaaataggtctgaagtgtaaccaatggtttcatacacttaaggccaaaaagtctgaagtgcaataaacgttttcattcacttaaggccaataagtctgaagtgaaaatttatacttcagatgcacttaaggccaaataggtctgaagtgtaaccaattgttttatgcacttaaggccaataagtctgaagtgaaaaattgcacttcagatgcacttaaggccaaaaggtatgaagtgcaacaaacattttgatacacttaaggccaataaatTTGAagtgcacttcagatgcacttaaggtcaaaaggtctgaagtgcaataaacgttttgctacacttaaggccaataagtctgaagtgaaaaattgacttcagatgcacttaaggccaaaaggtctgaagtgcaaccaatgtttttatgcacttaaggccaaataggcctgaagtgcaaattgccaGAAACAGAAAATTGttcttcgaattataacaatcaaatatacgatttaatacctaaatctactctaaatgagctcaaatttgaaacataacctccaaatatcatcaggaACAAAtcccaatcatcaatttgtcaaaacaccAATAAATCTAAGgaacccattttgcaattaagaaaaagaagaagaagaaacctaagcaatagtaaaaaataaagcgtCATAATGGCTCGCCGTTGTAAAATATCATAAACAacattaaaatatgttcacaaccaccatataaaatcattgtcacccgaagaagaagaagaagaagaagacgaaggaggaggaggagaaagatGTCTGAAGTTATTTAAAAGTGGAtacaaattaaattttaaaaaaaaagtgggtataggttaaatgggggcgacAAAATAGGAGCCCCGTGCAATTTTTACCAAAATAAGCCATAGAGAGAAAGGTAATGTAAGTTGGGATTATATGTGTTCACGGTTcaatgaaaaattgattaaataaACCGATTTTTTAGTTGATTTAGTTTCGTTAAGAAAAAAAATATCCGACAAataatatatacaatttgtataattatatatatgtaatttacatagttttaaatattttatatactttttaatCAAAAGTTTATTTTTACCATTAATTTTATCTCTAATAAAGTAATGGACTTTGGGCCTTAAATCCACCTCTAAAAAAAAGACCATAAATCCAAACTCATTCATGTAAAAAAGCTGCAAAGCCCTTTTCATTCTCTCCTTCTATTTCTGTTACTTTCAAAGAAGTTTTTACATTTGGGACTTTTTTTTTCATAATTTAGGAAAATTATAGCCAccacaataaaagagtataaagGATTATAAGCTTGCAAAAAAAGAATTATTTTATGTTTGTAggggaaaagaaagaaagaaataccATTAAATTtgtcaaaaactgaaaatcaaACAATATCACAACACTCAAATGGTAAATTATACGTATATTTAATTCAAtttgatttaaaaaatttaaaaaatgattaAATCGATTTAATTTTGATTTCAACCAAAAACCGATTAGAACTCTATTGTTCCTCTTTTCCTCTTAAATAAAAGGAAgaagattttatttttttttgggaaGAAAACATGCACCAAATTAGTTTTACGGGAATACCCTTCTCCATTTCACTACATTCCACTTTATCTAGCTAGGGCTTTCTCCCTCCCTACTCTCCGTCACTATACTCCCTCCTTCGCTTTCGCGGAGATTTCCATTTTGCAATCCGGCCAaaaaaacagaggaaaaatgagCACCGTCGTACCTACTTCAGAGGAAGATCCTGCTCTTTCCGTTGTTCGGTTCACCGCTCAGTTGTCATGGGCTGACGCTGGTCCAGAGGTAATCTCATATAACACTCGAACACTATGTGTGCGTGTGTCTGTGtctgttatttatttatttaatgctTATATACAAGTTATTTAGCTTTTACAGGGCTCTCTCAAATAATTCACGTGTTGTAGTGTAGTTTCATTACTTAAAAACCGTTGCTTTAAACAATCTGGATTTGATTTACTAATGGTTAACTATTGTAATGCGGGTGCGTCGATAATTGCTACGTGAAATTCTGTAGTGACAGATTTTGTGAGTGAATTTTTGGTTGGGGTCCTTTGGTTGTTGTAATTGTATATTTGTTTTGAATGGATTTACAAGATATGTTGGTAGGTTGCGGAGCCTCAGGTGAACAGATTGTGCGTCGAAGCACAGGAATGCATGATTGAAGGAAGGTGGTTAGATTTGGCTTCATTGATGCTCACTTCTGCAGATTTGATTTTTTCGAAAGCTTCCGAGAAAGGTAAATTTCGCACTTCAAGTGATTTTCATAACCTGTTATTAAAAGATATAATTCGAAACAGTTTCTATGGGAATAGATGAGTGGTTGATGCTTAGGAGTATTTACCTGGAGATTTAAAGTTTAAATCTCAACTACAACACTCAGTGTGAGCCCATCTACTCCAATCTTGGTGGGTCTATTTACTCGACAGTTTTGCTTGTGTGCTGTAAGAAGCTGCAGTCGGATTAAGCAATGTGCAAACAAGCTGGTCCAATACCACTCTCACTAAGAACAACAAAATATATAATCTGGGAATCCTCCATAGTTACACAGAAATCTCGAGAAGACAAGAGACAATATATTAAGATTTAATAAATTTGTGAGTCCAATTATGTAATTATCTAGCACATACTGTAGAATTAGATGCATAGAACTCACATGTACAGGAAGCAACTGTTTTTATTGACTTATATCTTTGAGTAAATTGTTTAGAGGTGGCTTTTTTTTCTTCATCAATGTGAAGCAATCTCTGATTGTCTGGCATGTTGAAACCATCCTTTCTGATGTTATGTTTTCtgaaattttttgttttttctcttAGTTATGTAATTTGCTCTAATTGGCTTCTACCTCAGATCTCGAGTGCATTTTCACTATAATCTGCAACCTTGTCAAGAAGGCTGAGAATTTGGACCAAGTTCATGAGATGGCGGAGCTCATATCCAGTAAACTCTCTCAACAACCAAATGATAAGCCTGCACTGCGCATAAAACTGTAATCTATCCTGAAGCTAATTACTTTTCTTCCTGGAGTTTTCTTTATGGTGTCACATTACATTTTGTTCCTTATCTCTTTTCAGCTTGTTCAATCTCTACAACCTGTTGGAGAATCCTTATAGCCGTTTCTTTGTGTACATGAAGGCCCTTAATTTGGCCATTAATGGAAAGGTCACTGAGTATATCTTGCCATCTGTCAAAAAGATAGATAGCTTCTTGAAAGAATGGAATCTTGGAGTCAAGGATCAGAGGGAGCTCTTCCTTAAGATCTCAAACATTCTGAAAGAAGCCAAAGGGTATGAGTGAGGGACTTGTGTTTCCTGCAGCAACCTGCGCTTACAATTTTGTATTCTTTCCTGACTCACATTAATATTTGCAGCTCTGCAAAAGAGTCTTTCAAGTTTCTGACAAAGTATTTGGAAACTTTCTCGGTTGAAGATGCATATGCCATGAATGAGGCAAAGGAAGAAGCTCTTCGTGCAATTATTGAATTTATCAAGGCACCTGACATGTTTCAGGTATCTCTATGTTCAACAGAATATCTGAATTCAAATTGCTTGAGTGGATAGGagacttttctttttttaaatttttatatataaacaaTTTGCTGTGTCATTTAGACTCCAGATTGCCCAATGCTGCCTTTCACATGATCTATTGCTATCATGTATTGTTTTAGGCATCAGATATGTCTATTGCTAGCATGTAATGATTTAGGTGCATTAGAACACGCTCATGTATTGTATGGCATGATTTCCTGTGTCCTCACAGTTGAATTTGAGTGCTTTGCAAGGTACTGGAACAAACAGCCACCATCTTACCCATTGTGGCTTGATTTTACTATTTTAGATGAATTACTTTGAATTTTGCGATCTCCTAGCTATTAGGAGCAAATGATAGCCTGTGTCAAAAATTTTAGGGAGCAATTATGGAGTAGATCACCAACATGATCATATCGAAGAAAtatcaaaaatgaaaaaaaacacATAATTGAGAAGAGTGGCTTATTAAATCTGCATTTTTTTCTTTTGCCATTATTTACTCTTGGCTTTTTAATATGGCAGTGTGGCTTGCTAGATATGCCAGCTCTAGTCCAATTGGCGAAAGATGCTAAATATGCTCTAGCATATCAGCTTCTAAAGATCTTTCTCACTGGGAGGCTCAGTGATTACTTGGATTTCCAGGAGGCAAATTCTGAATTATTAAAAACCTATGGTTAGTACTTGCCTTTCTGCTAATTAAAACTTTGGCATATTTATGGGTGAACCCTTAGGTTTTGGGATGCTGTTCTTGCTCTTGATCTGATTCTGCTAGTTAATGTTGCAGGACTTCTACATGAAGATTGTATAGCGAAGATGAGATTATTGACGTTGGTAGATCTCGGGATGACTGAATCCAGTCAAATTCCTTATTCCATGATCAAAGACACATTGCAGGTACTTTTATTGTCTATATCTTGTAGTTTGTGTTTGTGCTCCACATTTTGGTCATTCCATTGGTCTTTTGCTCTTTTTTGCAGATTGATGATACTGAGGTAGAATATTGGGTTGTTAAGGCAATTTCAGCTAAGTTACTTGACTGCAAGATAGATCAAATGAACCAAGCAGTAATTGTGAGGTGTGCTTTCTGTGGCCCCCGTCCTTTAATATTTTTGCCTCTGCTTTATTTGGAGATGTTAGATCTGGTTAATTGAGACTTTAATTGTTCTTCATTATTCATAActgtttttccttttcttttgtatGGGTGTCGTGCAGCCGATGCATAGAGCGTGTATTTGGGACAGATCAGTGGCAATTGCTTCGAGCACAACTTGCAACCTGGAGGGTAAATTATTCTCTTCTTATACTCAATTTTATAGTCAATCTGGGTTCCAAGAGCTGGTGTGGCTAGTTACCATGATTCCTGTTGCTGCTCTTCTGGAACCCCTAGAAACTGATGCCAGTATATTTTTGTTGTCCTCCCACTTCATCTAGCTAGATGTCCTTAACTCCCATTCTCATTTATATTGAGTCATTATGGTTGATTGATGTTGACGAGTGTCAAATCTTTACAGGGAAATATTTCAGGGGTAATTAGTACAATTCATGCTAACAGGATAACTGAAGATACCACACAAACAATGCAAGGATTAGCGATCCACTGAAGGTTGCTTATTTGTGGCAactattttctttaaatatttgGAGACTGGATTAATTGGTTCCCATGTAGAGCCAGCTCTTTCAAGTAGAAATTTTTGACATTGTTTTCCTTCTGGGCAAAATTTTCCAAGAGTTTGTTAAGCTGCATTTGCTTTCTTTTCCTGTCGATGTTACAGAGATGCAATTCTATGAGATCACTATGTTCAATTATACTTCGCCTGTTGATTCCGTATTTCCATGTCCAATGTTCACTTTTTAGGCATCCATGAAATCCATAATTGAGAACAAAGgtatcaatttttatttttattttctggaGATTAGTCGCTTGCTTCATTTTCATCTTTTTAGATCAGCAGATGGTCTAGTTTTGTTTTGACCAGACCTGCTTTTTGACATGGACAATTGGAGATGGGTGTGCCAGGGGGGCATTGTTAATAGTCTCTGAGGACTTCTCATTTGAACTATGTATACATCTTAGATTTGCTTTGATGGAGAAGTTCACGGGTCACAATAACGCTCTGTTTTTGTGTTGGAAGCCTTCAGAAAGTCTCATCCATACTTATTGATGATTAGTTTAGTACTTGCTCCCCCTCCCCTCTTCCCTTTTCGTTGTCCGATTCCGGAAATAACTTACGAAAGAGTATGTTGCTAGAACAAGCGGGGACAGAAAGAGGTCGACCTTATATGATAAGTTGCTTCCAATGAAAAAGAGACTATTCTTCTTTCGGATAAATAGATTTCTCTTATTTGAAAAGGGAATTGACATTTGGTCCTCTAAATTTTGTTTGTCGAAAATAAAGGAGTGGACATTTGCATTTGCCTCAACGAGGGGTAAGCTCCATgagtatttattttttaatattttataaaataatataattatcgtagtgtcgtacgaatcgactagaccatgctaataatagcacaaaatagtaccctATCGAGGGAGAGTACTAtgtcgtagtctataccacaaaatggccatctacgcctacaccgacacgtgtagttttatGACGACGAACACAATATATCTGGAGTCGATCttggtgaacacaagtaactcccaaaatatttgatacttcaaaaatcgattcatagcatagtagcatcaaatgatctatttttatcaaatcatagcattaATAGAAAATCTAAGACATTTGACCAAAATTTAAATAAACAAACCTTTTACatgttaaagcctttagcaatttaacatcaatatttgaaagataccacaagtgctattctatttatcaattttcaaaagaaatactttccgtgaaaacttatctttagcactcaaatatgtatactcttatcaatacgtaagttttgataaaaacttataacatttaccataaatgtcattttgccaacaagatttaaaataaagcTTTATAAAACAACATGACACTACGTGTGCAACGTAATATTTTAGTACATGaagacatccgtacttgtttgtccccacaagtatgaaagcacatttgcaaacaacttgagcattaactcgaaacatgcttttagagaaaatccctcaagaagagtaagttttaatcaacttacctcgctttcgtTTTAATAATATTCACAGGCTTTTAATCTTCTTCCATTGTTCCAACGTTGATTAAAATTCTCAAGCATCACCAAAAATTTGATATCCGCAATTAGATATCCCAATTAtatcaaaatatgacctaaaatattgatcaatatccatttatggaTCATAAGTTGGCTACGaccctccaacaactcaaatcgccgaATAGAGTCACATGCTAgcccattcaacttcattcttatattttaatacccTTAGTTGGCTGGACTTGATTTTAGCTTAAAATCGcctcttcacctcaagaaccctaacccccaatactcaaaatactctcTTCCCCCCATTTTGTACTTATAGGCCCGAATTTCTGGGTTTCAGATgcggccccggatgcttcgcatccccacttcactcttCTTCGAAGCCCGGACGTGGACCCGGATGCTATGGCagtacttcactgccagcctttggtaatttgatcatagctgcttgtaggaatgtccaaatgacaaacagtttgaagcattagaaagtTGACTTGAAAATATTTCATTTGCTAGATTTTCCACCACATAACtccttttctatatatatatatatatatatatgattgtccaaagtttggtcttgtgcataCTCATTTGGATCTTTAgtctatcatataatttccaacttgacttggacttagggctctccttagaccccacatcacttataatatgcctcgtacacttattatcatatccaattaatatacatcatattattagtcctcgtctgcacacaaaataatataattagaacacatcaactttcttaatagcacttaagtacttcaaaattttccggggtgctacattctcccccacttaagaacattcgtcctcgaatgttttacaagtcacttcAAAGAATAGATTTACTATCCTTTTATCTCCAACCATtatgcataggcacttatgactacatgggtcttgtacttcttttccaaaatctcaacttacttatggccctcaaaatttggctatctttacaaattcttaaatattTCGGCAAAATTTTCCCTATAACTAGGACTATCCAAAATCTTTAACCTGTCCAGAACAATCCCCCATATAGGTACCAATAACAATATAGCTCAATAACTAGAAATATAGAATATGATGAACTCTTTAGGCCCCACACGACCTTACATATACCATAAGTGCATCAAATATATACTTTTGTACTTTGAGTATTTACATACTTGCATACTgctcaatattaataatatctaCTCGACATAGTACCCATATCACTACAGAACATATGTGTAGTCTTTCATCTTGAATACGTCAACTTGTACCTCAAAAGTATTTTCAAGTAAACTAAAATCTGTCTATGATTGGAACTtttacaaattttatttttttggataaTATAAAATGGCACATTTCCATGCTGCCTAAATTCTCACCTTCCTCGAAGCTATAACTCATGCTTAGTGAGAGAAAAGTTATATTGCCCATTTGGTACATGTAAACTTATCCATTCCGACTCATAGTCTCAAAATTTTCTTATAACCAATACTTTCAAATTAGTCTGTTGTCTTTTATGAATCCTGTTTCCAAGAAAAGTTTCCCCACTTAAGACTTTTAATATTCTCTAATCATCaaaactattttggaatattcTTTTATTCTTTTAGATTTATCCATCATATGATAATTTCATACCCCCACTTTCACTCATACCTTTAGAGCTCATGTTAGATTCATAATTTAATAACTATTGTTACCAACAAGTTTactctaaaaataattcaactcaCTTCGTTTGATTGCATGACACTAGTTTGCCACCTACTCGCGGACATCCATGTTccagttttatttcttaactcTTACCAATTCCTTGACACCATTGAGTATCTTGTGatatttttctaccaaaaatttGGGATTGCATTTATTTCCATGCGCACCAAAGACATGCTACCGTAGCCTGTAAGCTTTCAACAGTCGAGAGCTATCATTATCACGATGGTACTTGCACCCTTTTAATATTAGTGCTCTTCTTTGAACCCGTACTTTTTACTgacatattttatttttgtatagaAGAGTCTCTTCTCATTTAGGAATGCACATTACATTACCCTTTTCTATTTCATTTCATGCTAAGTGTGCACACATTAAAATACCCTCTTATTCCACTCAATCCCATGTACATTTCAAAGTACTTCCTTGTTCTCTGCCAATActtgaatttaattcaaatcGCACATGTCCCCAAGTTGTAGGAATACATTCGAGTTTCCCATTAAATCCTTGACTATCAGACATAACTTTTAACATCCCTGATGCAGAACATCGTAACTATTGCTTGTAATGAGTTTGTAATTATCGTACAAACACTTCATGATAATTGTACCCTTCTGATCATAAAGGTTACTGGTAATACCTCATTTGTCTTATTTTTATTAACTataacctttt containing:
- the LOC104095982 gene encoding uncharacterized protein; translated protein: MSTVVPTSEEDPALSVVRFTAQLSWADAGPEVAEPQVNRLCVEAQECMIEGRWLDLASLMLTSADLIFSKASEKDLECIFTIICNLVKKAENLDQVHEMAELISSKLSQQPNDKPALRIKLLFNLYNLLENPYSRFFVYMKALNLAINGKVTEYILPSVKKIDSFLKEWNLGVKDQRELFLKISNILKEAKGSAKESFKFLTKYLETFSVEDAYAMNEAKEEALRAIIEFIKAPDMFQCGLLDMPALVQLAKDAKYALAYQLLKIFLTGRLSDYLDFQEANSELLKTYGLLHEDCIAKMRLLTLVDLGMTESSQIPYSMIKDTLQIDDTEVEYWVVKAISAKLLDCKIDQMNQAVIVSRCIERVFGTDQWQLLRAQLATWRGNISGVISTIHANRITEDTTQTMQGLAIH